Below is a genomic region from Glaciihabitans sp. INWT7.
AGCTGGGCATAGGAACGGCGCGTGCGTTCGACGATGGCGTCGTAGTCCATCGGGTCACGACGAGCGGCTCCCCAGAGGTCGAGGTCGGCCTTCTGGGCGGCGACCGTCTCGCGAGTCGGGATGCCGATCGAAGCGACGGCGAGGAACCCGCTGGATGGCTCGAAGCTCGACCGAGCCCGCTGGAGTTCTGGCGAAAGGGCGGGTCGCGTCGCAGTGGTCATGCATCCAGCATGACGCGGCGCCATTCATGCGACAAGGGCATACTTTCGATAGAACCCATAATATTGGGTTATGACTCTCGTCTTCGACCCTCAGCTCGACCTACAGACGATCCGCATCGTTCGCGCGATCGCCGACAGCGGCACGATAACCGGCGCGGCCCGACTGCTCGGCTACAGCCAGCCGGCCGTGAGCCAACATGTGCAGCGCGCGGAGGCTCGTCTCAACCTTCCGTTGGTCACGAGAGTCGGGCGCTCGGTGCGCCTCACCGAGGCCGGGACGGTGCTCGCCCGTCACGCCCTGACCATCGCCTCCGCCCTCGACGCGGCATCCGGCGACCTCGCCGACCTCGCCGGACTTCGCACGGGATCGGTGCGCCTCGCCGCCTTCCCCACTGCCTCATCCACCATCGTGCCGCGGCTTCTTGCCGCCATGGCTGTGCAACATCCCGGCCTGCGGGTGAACTATGTGGAGGCCCAGCCGCCCGAGGCCGTGGCGATGTTGCGGGAGGGCAGCATCGACCTCGCGATCACCTTCAGCTATCCCGGCGACCGCTCAGACCCCCACGTCGACAGCGCGAACGGGCTCGGGTCGGAGACCCTCTTCACCGAAGACACCGTCGTGGTGCTCGGCTCCGACCATCCGTTGGCCCGCCAGCCGGTTGTAGACCTCGCCGGTCTCTCCGACGAACGCTGGATCGCCGGATGCCCACGCTGCCGCGGCCACCTGCTCGCCGTCTGCGAACTGGCCGGCTTCGCCCCGGCCATCGCTTTCGAGACGGACAATGCCAGCGCCGTGATCAACATGGTGGCCAGTGGCCTCGGCGTGGCGATGCTTCCGCGACTCGCCCTGGTCGCCGCGGCTCTTCCCGCCGGCGCGGTGATCCGCTCGCACACGCCGGCCAGTGCCCGCAGCATCCATCTCATCGCCAACGAGGGGTCACGGCGGGTGCCCAGTCTCGCGGCGACCAGCCGGCTGCTCCACGAACTCGACGGCAACGACTGGGGGCTCGTGACCGTGTGAGCTCAGCGGCTGAAGCCGTGCACGCCCTCGATGATGCGCAAGGTCTCCAGCGCCTCCCGCGGGTCGACCGGTGGCAACGCGCCATCCCGGATGGCGGCAGCTGCTCCGCGGTAGAACGCGGCGTAGTCACCGCGCTCGGTGGGCACCTTGGTGAGGGGGAATTCCTCCGAACCCGTGATGCCGATCGTGCCCCAACTCTCCTCCGACGCGATTCCGAAGCCCGGGTCGCTCGGAGATCCCCCGGCACCGAGCGCGGGTTCCTGGCCGTCGAGTCCGTAGCTCGTGAAGGCGGATCGATCGCCGAGAACGCGGAAGCGCGGACCGTTCTGGCCGGCGAAGCGACTGATGGTGAGATGGGATCGGGTGCCCGAGGAGTGAAGCAGAGAGATGAAGGCCTCGTCGTCGCTGACGCCTCCGGCCCTCAGGATCGAGAGTTCGGCATCCGTGATAGTGGCCGGTCCGAAGAGGTGGAGTGCCTGGTCGATGAGATGGCTTCCCAGGTCGAAGGTGATTCCTGCACCCTGCCCACTGGTCGAGGTGTCCTGCCAGCGGTCGCGAAGACCGGGAGACCAGCGCTCGAAGGTCGACTCGAAGCGGTGGACGGTGCCGAGAGCGCCCTCGGAGAGGAGCTTCTGCACGGTGAGGAAGTCACCGTCCCAGCGGCGATTCTGGAACACCATCAGCGGTCGTCCGGCGGCCTCGGCCGCGGTGATGAGCTGCTCGGCCTCGGCGACGGATGCCGCGAAGGGCTTGTCGACCACGAGCGCGGATCCGGCGGCCAGTGCTGCGAGTCCCTGCTCGAGGTGGGCATGGCCCGGTGAGGCGAGCACCACCAGGTCGAGCTGCCGCGCGACGAGCTCGGCCGGGGTATCGACGGTCTCGACGGTCGGATGCTGGGAGCGGGCCACAGTCTGCCGCCCGGCGTGGCTCGTCGCGACGACGTCGAGCGAGAAGCGCGGATTCGCCGCAATGAACGGAGCGTGGAAGACCCTCCCGGAGAGCCCGTAGCCGATGATGCCGGTGCGGATGGGGGTGGAGTCGGAGGTGCTCGGATCGGGGGTGCTCATGAGGCCAGAGTATCGATTCGAAAGTCACCGGGGGCCGCGCACGGTGCAGGTGACTTGCGAGAATCACCCTTCCCTCGCGTCGAGAGCGTGCCTGCAGTGCGACACAATGGCCAGTGACGGCGAAGGTCTGGGCTGCAGCGCGCACACTGGAGCGATGCTCTCCCATGCCAATCCCCTGCGACGGCCGGCCCGCGTAGTAATCGCCGGCGTGAGTGGGGTCGGCAAATCTACGCTCGCCAGGCGGATCTCGCAGGCCCTCGACCTGCCGTACACGGAGATCGACGGCCTCTACCACGGTGCCGGGTGGGTGCCACGGCCGGAATTCCTCGACGATGTCGATCTCTTCATCCGAGAACCGTCGTGGATCACCGAATGGCAGTATCGGGACGCCAGGCCGATGCTGTCCGCGCGTGCGGACACCCTGGTCTGGCTAGACCTCCCCTCACCGATCGCGATTTCGCGCGTGGTGCGCCGGACCATCCGACGCAGCCGCACGCGGGTGGAGCTCTGGAACGGCAACACCGAGCCGGGATTGTGGCACGCACTCGTGAGTCCGGAGGGGATCATACGATGGGCACTTGCCCACCAGCGCCGCTACCGTCGGACGGTTCCGGCTGCTTCATTGGAGCATCCGCACCTGCAAGTCGTACGTCTGCGCAGCCAGCGCGAGGTCGATTCCTGGCTCGCCGGGCCTCTTGCAACCGCCCAGCGTGGCATGTGAAACGCAGGGGATTCGCCAGCCATGGCGACAACCTACGGAGAAGGAGACCCTTTCGGGGCGAAACTCCTAAGCTACGGGTCGCCCGGAGGGCTCGGGAAAACGGCGCCGTGCCGCTCAGACCGAGGGTGCGTCGACCGCCCCGCCGAAGCGACGGGTGCGTTGCGCATAGAGCACGACGGCCTCCCACAGCTGCTCGCGGGTGAAGTCCGGCCAGAGCGTGTCGAGGAACACCATCTCGGCATAGGCACTCTGCCAGAGCATGAAGTTGCTGGTGCGCTGCTCGCCGGAGCTGCGCACGAAGAGGTCGACATCCGGCAACTCGGGGGCATAGAGCCGCTTCTGGATGGTCTTCTCGCTGATGCCAGAGGGTTTGAGCCGACCGTCGGCGACGTCGTCGGCGATCGCACGAACGGCGTCCGCGATCTCGGTGCGGCCTCCGTAGTTGACGCACATGGTGAGGGTGAGCACCGAATTACCGGCGGTCAGCTTCTCGGCGAACTGCAGCTCCTCGATGACGGATGCCCAGAGCCTCGGCTTGCGCCCCGCCCAGCGCACCCGCACTCCCCAGTCGTTCAGCTGGTCGCGGCGGCGGTGCAATACGTCGCGGTTGAAGCCCATGAGAAAGCGCACCTCGTCGGGGGACCTCTTCCAGTTCTCGGTGGAGAAGGCATACACGCTGAGGTGCTTGACCCCGATCTGAATAGCGCCGGCCACGACGTCGAGCAACGAGGCCTCCCCTGCCTTGTGGCCCTCGACGCGGGTGAGGCCCTTGCCGTTGGCCCAGCGACCGTTGCCGTCCATCACGATGGCCACGTGCTCGGGTACCGCGTTCTTCGGCAACTTCGGTGGGTAGAGCCCGGTCCAGTCGATCGGCTTGAAGTCGACCGCGTCGCGGTGGGTCTTCGGCTTGCTCATGACGCCTCGATCTGGGGGGCGATGCTGGTCTCGATACGACCGCCGGCGCTCGGAGCTCGACCACCGGCCGGAATCGCGCGGTCGACGTGCTCGAGGGACCGCAGCCCGCGGTCCAGATGGAACTGGGTGTAGGCGGCGACGATACCGCTCGCCTGCGAGCGAGTGCGGTCGTCCGCGTCATCCGCCGTCTCCCACTCTCCGGTGAGCAGCGAGGAGAGCAGCAGCAGGGTGCGCGCGTCGAGGCGAGGTGCGCCGGGCGGCGCCACGGCATCCGCGACCACACCACCGAGCTGCACCACGAATGCAGAATGCGGCCCAGGAGCTCCGGTGACCGAACAGTCGTCGAAGCTCGGCGACCAGCCTGCGATGGACAGGGCTCGGAGCAGATAGGAGTCGAGCGTGAGGCTCGCCCCGTGCTCGCGGCGGGCGAGGGACCGAAGAGCGCCCACGAGCAGCAGGTACTGCTGCAGGCTCGGCTCTCCCTCGGTGAGCTTGTCCGCGGTCTCCACCATCGCGCTCGCAGCCGTGTAACTTCCGTAGTCCGCGGTGATCTCGGCGCCATACGACCCCACCGATTCGGCCTGCGTGATGATGTCGAGACTGCGGCCCTCGTAGAGCTGCACGTCGGCCACCATGAAGGGTTCGAGCCGGGCCCCGAACTTCGAGGCGGTGCGGCGCACCCCCTTGGCCACCGCGCGCACCTTGCCGTGCTGGCGCGTGAGCATGGTGACGATGCGGTCGGCCTCACCCAGCTTGTGGGTGCGCAGCACGACGGCTTCGTCACGGTATATCTTCGGCACAATGACCTCCGCTTCCCGTGCTGCGATCTACACCCGCATTTCTAAGTCCGATCGTACCGTCGAGGCCAACGCGGATCAGGAGCGACGCTGCCGCGACCTGGCAGAACGCGAAGGATACGAAGCGAGTTCGCCGGATCCCTCACCGTCACCGACGGCGTGATCGCACACGCCGCGACCGCCGCCAACGCACGCCTCGTAAGGCTGGGACGTATTAAGCCGAGCCCGAACGCATCCCTAGGGTTTGAGGTAGTAGCGAGTTCCCCTGGTCTGTCCATCGGCACGTAATTGCACGCCAACCATCGGGCGCACAACGAGCTTCGCGAGGTCAATGCTGATTCCCAGCGCCTTGGCAATGTCGCTGATTCGGAGACCATCAGTTGGATGGGCAAGGCTAACGATGTCTCTCCTCAACGTGTCAATCTCGTTCTCCACAGCGCTCCGTGGGACCGGAAAGTGTGTCGCGACTATGCGTTCGAGCTTCTCGCCGAGTTCGCTCATCGACGAGTATTGAAGGCGATCGCGACCTCTAAGGTCCGCGGGTGCGTCGCTCGCACCGGCGGAGGGATTGAAAGCGGTGTACGCCTTTTGGTTGAGGCCAAGCGCCAGTCCCAACTCAAGGGTTACGTTGGCATTCCAGTTCGTAATGTCGTAAATGCCGAACGCTGACCCGAGTATGTAACCCTTGATCTTGTCCAAGACGTTGAGGTCGGTGATCTCCTCGTCCGCATAGATGAACCTGACGCCGAAGGCCTTGCCCACTTCCGCATAAGGCTTCCGATAGTCTGCCGCCGGAAACGCGTAGGGGTAAGCCACGAAAACCTGCCGGACACTTGAGCTGGGAAGTTGAGCTGACGATACCTGGTCACCAATAGTCGCCACCGGCAAATGGGACTGCCCCGAGTTCAGTTGACTCGGTGGGTTAGTGGTTTCACGCGGCGTTGAGGGCCATGTTTATTGTCTCAAACTCGATCGGGGTGAGTTTGCCGAGGCGGCGTTGCCGACGCTTGCGATGGTAGGTTCGCTCGATCCAGACCACGATCGCGAGGCGTAGCTCTTCCCTCGTGGCCCATCGTTGCCGGTCGAGGACGTTCTTTTGCAGGAGGGCGAAGAAGGACTCCATCGCGGCGTTGTCGCCGCATGCGCCGACGCGGCCCATCGACCCGGTGATGGCGTTGTTCTTCAACACCCGCACGAAGGCGTTGGAGCGGAATTGAGAGCCGCGGTCGGAGTGCAGAATCGTGCCGGCGATGTCGCGTTGCCCGATTGCGTTGCGGGCCGCAGCGACCGCCAGGGATGCTTTCATTCGGGAGTCGATGGAGTAGCCGACGATCTTGTTCGACCACACGTCCTTGATCGCGCAGAGGTAGATTTTGCCTTCGTCGGTGCGATGCTCGGTGATGTCCGTCAACCACAGCTGGTTAGGGCGTGTCGCGGTGAAGTTCCGCTGGACATGGTCGTCATGCACGGGCGGGCCGGCTTTGCCCCTCAGGCCGCGTTTCTTCGCGAACACGGACCAGAGCCGCTGCTGGGAGCAGAGCCGCCAAACCCGGTTCTCGCCCGCCTTCAGGCCAGCCTGGTTGAGTTCGTCGCTGATGAACCGGTAGCCGAACGCGGGGTCGTCCCGGTGGGCGTCCCACGCCGCGTTGGTCAGGTGAGCGTCGTCCCAATCACGTTGCGAGACGGGGTTTCGGAGCCACTGATAGAAGGCTTGTTTGGAGAAGCGCAATACCCGGCAGGTCACCGTGACGGGGACTCCGTCGACGGCCAGTTCGCGGACCAGCGGGTACATCATTTTGGGTTGACATCCCGGGAGAGGTAGGCGACGGCGCGGCGCATTACCTCGGCTTCCTGCTCCAGCAGCCGGATCCGTTTCCGCGCCTCCCGCAGCTCAGCCGACTCCTTCTCCGTCACGCCAGGCTTCACCCCCTCTTCGACGTCGGCTTTCTTCAGCCAGTACGCCAGACACGACTCCGAAATTCCGAAGTCCTTCGCGATCTGGTTCAGCGGGGCTTCGTGCTTGCGAGCGACCGCGACAACATCGCGGCGGAACTCGGGCGGGTAGGGCTTGGGCATGGTGACATCCTTCCAGCGGAGACGAATCTCCACAGGTCAAGAGTCAACCAAACCGGGGGCAGTCCCAATCGTTGTAACGACCGGCCGCGGAGTCACTCGCAGAGCTCATAACTGACAGGCTATCAATTCAACAGGGCGGTGATGCCTGGCGACCGGTAACGGCCTGTCGGCCCGCGTCAGTTTAAAGAATCGGTTGGCCGCTCCGGGCGCCGCGGGCTGCCTGCTGCCTCTTGACGGCCGCACGAGTCTGCCGCTTGCTCGGCTTCCCTACCGGTGTGCCATGCAGCTCTGGGCCGATTGAGCCGAATAGTCGCCCGACGATCGTTTGCTCGGGCAAGGTCTCGTGTCGACGCTCGATCCAGGTGGGTCTCCGCACGATCTTTACCCAAGGCTCAGCCTCGCGCGAACCGAACCGAGATGGACCGCCCGGAATCGTCCACGAGCGCGAGTCATGGCGCTCGAGGCGAAGGGGAAACGCCTCGAGTTCCTTCGCGCTCAAGCCATGAGTCAAGTATCCGTCTGGCCGCCGCTCGGTAATCAGTCCGACGTCAATGAGAGTGACTGCGCGCTCGCCAACGTTCGTAACGTCGACCCGATACTCCCAATGCGGCTCGGTCATTCGGGAATTCTGGCGTGACCCAGACGAACCTCCGACAAAGACAAAGGGCCGCTCCCAATAGGTCCGTACGAGTTGGAGACCCAGCGCCACCAAGGAGATGAAAACTGCCAATATGCTGACGACGGTCGCGACCATGCCTAAGAGGCTACTGCCGAGCACCGACGCCGCCAGTCGGATGCCTAATTTTGACCTACGGCTTCGTCACGGTAGAGGGGCATCCGACAATTATCGTCGCCCCGGCTGGGCGAACCGGAGTGCCGTGCCGTGGTACCAATGACTGTGAACGCCAGCCCCCTCATCATCCCCCTCTGGGCGGATCTCCTCGCGATCGCCGTCGGCGGAGTGCAGGGAGCGATGTTCGCTGCGCAGTTCCGCGATCGCCGACTCGATCTGCTCGGAGTGGCTCTCATCGGTATCGCCGCGGGTACCGGCGGCGGACTCTTTCGAGACCTTCTGCTCAACCAGGTGCCGGTGGCCCTTCGGCTGAACTGGTACCTCATCGTTGCGGTCGGCGCGGCTCTGCTCGGGATGCTTCTTGAGCGCCTGTTCCAGCGCCTCGGCCGGGTCATCACGGGCCTCGACGCCCTCACCATCGGGCTGTTCTGCGCCATCGGCACGACGAAGGCGCTCACACTCGGCCTGCCCGAGATCCCCTCGATCTTCGTCGGGGTGCTCTCGGCCGTAGGGGGCTCGATCCTTCGGGACCTGCTGCTCAACCTGCCGATCGCGCTCATGCACGTCGGATCGCTCTATGCCATCGCGGCCGTCGCGGGCGCCGGAACCCTTGTCACCCTCGTCGCGCTCGGAGTCCCGATGTTCGTCGCCGCGGTGGTCTGCGTCGCCGTCACCTTCGGTGTGCGCGTGCTCGCGGTTCTCTTCAAGTGGAGCCTTCCGGAGCAGCGGCGACTGGAGCGGATGCCTAGATGGCGGCGACACTCCGCTCGCCGCTGAACGCGACGACGGCCCGGTCGATGAGTCGACTCAAGAGCTCGGTGTAGCTCACGCCGACGGCCTGCCACATGCGTGGATACTGACTGAAGGCCGTGAGCCCCGGCAGGGTGTTGACCTCGTTGAGGGTGATCGTGCCGTCGGCCCCGAGGAAGAAGTCCACTCGGGCGATGCCCTCGCAGTCGAGGGTGCGGAAGGCCAGCGTGGCGAGTTCGGCCAATCTGGCGCTCGCGGCCTCCGGTATCTGCGCCGGAACCTCCAGTGTGGCCCCGCCCCCGGCCGTGTACTTGGCCGTGTAGTCGAAGAACGTCGTGGAATCCTCGGTGAGGATTCGCAGAGGGGCGCCGACTTCCAGGCTGCCGTCGAGCTGTTGAAGCACGCCGAGGTCCACCTCGTCGCCGACGATCGTCTTCTGCACGAGAGCGGTCGAATCGTGCTGCAATGCGAGTGCGATGGCAGCGGCCATCCCTTCGGCGGATTCCACCCGGCTCGCCCCGACACTGGAACCGGAGCGATTCGGTTTGACGAACACCGGATACCCCAGTGATTCGGCGAGGGAAACCGCATCCCCGGCCGTCGCCGCCGTCACCGCAGAGGTCGGAATGGTGGGGATGCCGGCGAGCTCGAGCAGTCGCTGGGCGAGCAGCTTGTCCATGGCCAGCGCGCTCGAGAGCACGCCGCAGCCCACATAGGGGATGCGGGCGAGCTCGAGGAGGCCCTGGACCGTGCCGTCCTCTCCGAAACGGCCGTGCAGCGCGGGAAAGGCGATGTCTATGCCGTCGAGATCGGGAAAGCGGGTGCCGCCGGTCGCCTCGGCGAGGGCATCCACCGAGTCAAGGCGATGCCAGCCTCCGTCGCGGTCGATGCCGATGAGCACCGGTTCGAAACGCTCGGGATCGAGGTGGGATGCCACGCTGCGCGCGGAGTTGCACGACACCTCATGCTCGCTGTTCGCCCCGCCGAAGATGATGCCGATGCGCTTCACGAAAAAGTCCTTTGAGTCTGGTCGATATGACGCCGGGCCATGCGGC
It encodes:
- a CDS encoding LysR family transcriptional regulator; this encodes MTLVFDPQLDLQTIRIVRAIADSGTITGAARLLGYSQPAVSQHVQRAEARLNLPLVTRVGRSVRLTEAGTVLARHALTIASALDAASGDLADLAGLRTGSVRLAAFPTASSTIVPRLLAAMAVQHPGLRVNYVEAQPPEAVAMLREGSIDLAITFSYPGDRSDPHVDSANGLGSETLFTEDTVVVLGSDHPLARQPVVDLAGLSDERWIAGCPRCRGHLLAVCELAGFAPAIAFETDNASAVINMVASGLGVAMLPRLALVAAALPAGAVIRSHTPASARSIHLIANEGSRRVPSLAATSRLLHELDGNDWGLVTV
- a CDS encoding Gfo/Idh/MocA family oxidoreductase; this encodes MSTPDPSTSDSTPIRTGIIGYGLSGRVFHAPFIAANPRFSLDVVATSHAGRQTVARSQHPTVETVDTPAELVARQLDLVVLASPGHAHLEQGLAALAAGSALVVDKPFAASVAEAEQLITAAEAAGRPLMVFQNRRWDGDFLTVQKLLSEGALGTVHRFESTFERWSPGLRDRWQDTSTSGQGAGITFDLGSHLIDQALHLFGPATITDAELSILRAGGVSDDEAFISLLHSSGTRSHLTISRFAGQNGPRFRVLGDRSAFTSYGLDGQEPALGAGGSPSDPGFGIASEESWGTIGITGSEEFPLTKVPTERGDYAAFYRGAAAAIRDGALPPVDPREALETLRIIEGVHGFSR
- a CDS encoding AAA family ATPase, with protein sequence MLSHANPLRRPARVVIAGVSGVGKSTLARRISQALDLPYTEIDGLYHGAGWVPRPEFLDDVDLFIREPSWITEWQYRDARPMLSARADTLVWLDLPSPIAISRVVRRTIRRSRTRVELWNGNTEPGLWHALVSPEGIIRWALAHQRRYRRTVPAASLEHPHLQVVRLRSQREVDSWLAGPLATAQRGM
- a CDS encoding isoprenyl transferase, with protein sequence MSKPKTHRDAVDFKPIDWTGLYPPKLPKNAVPEHVAIVMDGNGRWANGKGLTRVEGHKAGEASLLDVVAGAIQIGVKHLSVYAFSTENWKRSPDEVRFLMGFNRDVLHRRRDQLNDWGVRVRWAGRKPRLWASVIEELQFAEKLTAGNSVLTLTMCVNYGGRTEIADAVRAIADDVADGRLKPSGISEKTIQKRLYAPELPDVDLFVRSSGEQRTSNFMLWQSAYAEMVFLDTLWPDFTREQLWEAVVLYAQRTRRFGGAVDAPSV
- the recO gene encoding DNA repair protein RecO yields the protein MPKIYRDEAVVLRTHKLGEADRIVTMLTRQHGKVRAVAKGVRRTASKFGARLEPFMVADVQLYEGRSLDIITQAESVGSYGAEITADYGSYTAASAMVETADKLTEGEPSLQQYLLLVGALRSLARREHGASLTLDSYLLRALSIAGWSPSFDDCSVTGAPGPHSAFVVQLGGVVADAVAPPGAPRLDARTLLLLSSLLTGEWETADDADDRTRSQASGIVAAYTQFHLDRGLRSLEHVDRAIPAGGRAPSAGGRIETSIAPQIEAS
- a CDS encoding IS3 family transposase (programmed frameshift), yielding MPKPYPPEFRRDVVAVARKHEAPLNQIAKDFGISESCLAYWLKKADVEEGVKPGVTEKESAELREARKRIRLLEQEAEVMRRAVAYLSRDVNPKMMYPLVRELAVDGVPVTVTCRVLRFSKQAFYQWLRNPVSQRDWDDAHLTNAAWDAHRDDPAFGYRFISDELNQAGLKAGENRVWRLCSQQRLWSVFAKKRGLRGKAGPPVHDDHVQRNFTATRPNQLWLTDITEHRTDEGKIYLCAIKDVWSNKIVGYSIDSRMKASLAVAAARNAIGQRDIAGTILHSDRGSQFRSNAFVRVLKNNAITGSMGRVGACGDNAAMESFFALLQKNVLDRQRWATREELRLAIVVWIERTYHRKRRQRRLGKLTPIEFETINMALNAA
- a CDS encoding trimeric intracellular cation channel family protein, yielding MTVNASPLIIPLWADLLAIAVGGVQGAMFAAQFRDRRLDLLGVALIGIAAGTGGGLFRDLLLNQVPVALRLNWYLIVAVGAALLGMLLERLFQRLGRVITGLDALTIGLFCAIGTTKALTLGLPEIPSIFVGVLSAVGGSILRDLLLNLPIALMHVGSLYAIAAVAGAGTLVTLVALGVPMFVAAVVCVAVTFGVRVLAVLFKWSLPEQRRLERMPRWRRHSARR
- a CDS encoding D-alanine--D-alanine ligase family protein, whose protein sequence is MKRIGIIFGGANSEHEVSCNSARSVASHLDPERFEPVLIGIDRDGGWHRLDSVDALAEATGGTRFPDLDGIDIAFPALHGRFGEDGTVQGLLELARIPYVGCGVLSSALAMDKLLAQRLLELAGIPTIPTSAVTAATAGDAVSLAESLGYPVFVKPNRSGSSVGASRVESAEGMAAAIALALQHDSTALVQKTIVGDEVDLGVLQQLDGSLEVGAPLRILTEDSTTFFDYTAKYTAGGGATLEVPAQIPEAASARLAELATLAFRTLDCEGIARVDFFLGADGTITLNEVNTLPGLTAFSQYPRMWQAVGVSYTELLSRLIDRAVVAFSGERSVAAI